A stretch of Verrucomicrobiota bacterium DNA encodes these proteins:
- a CDS encoding biopolymer transporter ExbD, whose translation MARRFKSKRELGAMSEINITPLLDLAFALLIIFVITTPLLEQPVAVQLPNLVQSEEIVRDAPEDPIQVSIDSEGDFYFGSELVDATALGQILSGYSNDRIFIVRGDREVSYGKVAEVLDIFRNLGLSRVVVAYSE comes from the coding sequence ATGGCAAGACGCTTTAAGAGCAAGAGAGAGCTGGGGGCGATGTCCGAGATCAACATTACCCCACTTCTCGATCTCGCTTTTGCGCTTCTGATCATATTTGTGATCACCACGCCGCTCTTGGAGCAACCGGTGGCAGTTCAGCTTCCCAATTTGGTCCAATCTGAAGAAATCGTCCGCGATGCTCCCGAGGACCCAATCCAAGTGTCTATCGACAGCGAGGGTGATTTCTATTTCGGTTCAGAGCTGGTCGATGCAACGGCTCTAGGACAGATTCTCAGCGGCTATTCCAACGACCGCATCTTTATCGTCAGGGGCGATCGGGAGGTAAGCTACGGAAAAGTGGCTGAGGTTCTCGATATTTTTCGTAACCTCGGCCTATCGCGGGTGGTCGTCGCTTATTCAGAGTAG
- a CDS encoding MotA/TolQ/ExbB proton channel family protein, which produces MTEVSFLAASDPSLFTYFLLSNFAGKIIIFLLGLGSILAWTVMIAKGYELKRIRRGNLRFEKSLNRDSPLVEIDVKSMKTRRNPYATLVVAAVQAFYRWEGPESEGHPKQMNQVENALQRVIAKQTVAYESKMVMMASIVTGAPFLGLLGTVWGVMDAFGGVALAGSATIQSLAPGVSGALLTTVAGLLVAIPSVFGYNYLLSQIRNLTMELENFASSVADRIELEIR; this is translated from the coding sequence ATGACCGAAGTTTCCTTTTTAGCTGCGTCCGATCCATCGCTTTTCACCTATTTTCTCCTCTCCAATTTCGCTGGGAAAATCATCATTTTCCTATTGGGATTGGGAAGCATCCTCGCTTGGACTGTAATGATTGCAAAGGGTTACGAGCTCAAACGGATTCGGCGCGGAAATCTCCGATTTGAGAAGTCTTTGAACAGAGACTCACCACTCGTTGAAATTGACGTAAAATCGATGAAAACCAGGAGAAACCCCTATGCTACTCTGGTCGTTGCGGCGGTTCAGGCGTTCTACCGGTGGGAGGGTCCTGAATCCGAAGGTCATCCCAAGCAAATGAATCAGGTCGAGAACGCTCTGCAGCGAGTCATTGCAAAGCAGACGGTCGCCTACGAATCGAAAATGGTCATGATGGCCTCCATTGTTACTGGTGCCCCTTTTCTCGGACTACTTGGAACCGTCTGGGGGGTAATGGATGCATTTGGCGGGGTTGCCCTGGCTGGCTCGGCCACCATTCAAAGTCTGGCGCCTGGCGTTTCCGGTGCTTTACTCACCACCGTGGCGGGTCTCTTGGTAGCGATTCCGTCCGTCTTCGGCTACAACTACCTACTCTCGCAGATCCGAAACCTAACAATGGAGTTGGAAAATTTCGCCAGTTCGGTTGCCGACCGGATTGAACTCGAGATCCGATAG